In Hamadaea flava, a genomic segment contains:
- a CDS encoding carbohydrate ABC transporter permease yields MAVLAPPAIQRSGPPGRSGSARRRRSWTGWAFVGPFMAVFAFVFLAPIAYAIYLSFFRTKLIGGTSFVGLENFQNVFTDSQFWSSFGRVALFLCVQVPIMLFLSLLVALAIDSGRLYGKSFFRVTIFMPYAVPAVVATLMWGFMYGPQFGLVGNINDAFGWSLPNPLGPDWLLASIGNIVTWEFVGYNMLIFYSALQVIPRTLYEAAELDGAGQLRVIRSIKLPSIRGALLIATIFSIIGTFQLFNEPAILKSLAPNVITTYYTPNMYAYSLSFAGQQFNYSAAVAIVMALLTAIVAYAVQLRGLRKERQS; encoded by the coding sequence ATGGCGGTCCTCGCGCCTCCCGCGATCCAACGCTCCGGTCCACCCGGCCGGTCCGGGTCGGCTAGGCGACGCCGAAGCTGGACGGGATGGGCGTTCGTCGGCCCATTCATGGCGGTCTTCGCCTTCGTCTTCCTCGCGCCGATCGCGTACGCGATCTATCTGAGCTTCTTCCGCACGAAGCTCATCGGCGGGACGAGCTTCGTCGGGCTGGAGAACTTCCAGAACGTCTTCACCGACTCGCAGTTCTGGTCCTCGTTCGGCCGGGTCGCCCTGTTCCTCTGTGTCCAGGTGCCGATCATGCTGTTCCTGTCGCTGCTCGTGGCGCTGGCGATCGACAGCGGCCGGCTCTACGGCAAGTCGTTCTTCCGCGTGACGATCTTCATGCCGTACGCCGTCCCCGCTGTCGTCGCGACGCTGATGTGGGGCTTCATGTACGGCCCGCAGTTCGGCCTCGTCGGCAACATCAACGACGCGTTCGGCTGGTCGCTGCCCAACCCGCTCGGTCCCGACTGGCTGCTGGCCTCCATCGGCAACATCGTGACCTGGGAGTTCGTCGGCTACAACATGCTGATCTTCTACAGCGCGCTGCAAGTCATCCCGCGCACGCTGTACGAGGCGGCCGAGCTGGACGGGGCGGGTCAGCTCCGGGTCATCCGCTCGATCAAGCTGCCGAGCATCCGCGGCGCGCTGCTGATCGCGACGATCTTCTCGATCATCGGGACCTTCCAGCTCTTCAACGAGCCCGCGATCCTCAAGTCCCTCGCGCCCAACGTGATCACCACGTACTACACGCCCAACATGTACGCGTACTCGCTGTCCTTCGCCGGCCAGCAGTTCAACTACTCCGCCGCCGTCGCGATCGTCATGGCGCTGCTGACCGCCATCGTCGCGTACGCCGTCCAACTTCGCGGCCTGCGGAAGGAGCGCCAGTCGTGA
- a CDS encoding carbohydrate ABC transporter permease: MTARARKRSPLLTVLTAIMLLYSLVPLVWLFINSTKSQASLFDSFGLWFSGDFSLFTNIRDTLTYDDGVFVRWLLNTLLYVVLGAGGATALATLGGYALAKFDFFGKRAVFAVVIGAVAVPTTALAVPTFLMFSKLGLTNTPWAVIIPSLISPFGLYLMWTFAAEAIPGELIEAARVDGAGELRTFLKVCVPLLAPGIVTVSLFTMVATWNNYFLPLIMLKDPDWYPLTLGLNSWNDQAATSGGQAVFNLVITGSLLTILPLLAAFLFLQRYWQSGLAAGGVKD, translated from the coding sequence ATGACGGCCCGCGCGCGTAAGCGCAGCCCCCTGCTGACCGTCCTGACCGCCATCATGTTGCTGTACAGCCTCGTCCCGCTGGTCTGGCTGTTCATCAACTCGACCAAGTCCCAGGCGAGCCTGTTCGACTCGTTCGGGCTGTGGTTCTCCGGCGACTTCTCGCTGTTCACCAACATCCGCGACACGCTCACCTACGACGACGGCGTCTTCGTCCGCTGGCTGCTCAACACCTTGCTCTACGTGGTGCTGGGCGCGGGCGGGGCGACCGCGCTCGCCACCCTCGGCGGGTACGCCCTGGCGAAGTTCGACTTCTTCGGCAAGCGGGCGGTGTTCGCCGTGGTGATCGGCGCGGTCGCCGTGCCGACGACCGCGCTGGCGGTGCCGACCTTCCTGATGTTCTCCAAGCTCGGCCTGACCAATACGCCGTGGGCGGTGATCATCCCGTCCCTGATCTCGCCGTTCGGGCTCTACCTCATGTGGACCTTCGCGGCCGAGGCCATCCCGGGCGAACTGATCGAGGCGGCCCGCGTCGACGGCGCCGGCGAGCTGCGGACCTTCCTGAAGGTGTGCGTACCGCTGCTCGCGCCGGGGATCGTCACCGTGTCGCTGTTCACCATGGTCGCGACCTGGAACAACTACTTCCTGCCGCTGATCATGCTCAAGGATCCGGACTGGTATCCCCTCACGCTCGGCCTGAACTCCTGGAACGACCAGGCCGCGACCTCCGGCGGGCAGGCCGTCTTCAACCTCGTCATCACCGGGTCGCTGCTCACGATCCTGCCCTTGCTCGCCGCGTTCCTGTTCCTCCAGCGCTACTGGCAGTCCGGCCTGGCCGCCGGCGGCGTCAAGGACTGA
- a CDS encoding ABC transporter substrate-binding protein — MTINRRAFLRGAAALGTAAAATAALAACGSDDDGGDNPTVSANDVDAALAAGGTLTVWAWETTLKQVVTEFQKKYPKVTVNLVNAGTGDKQYTALQNAISAGSGVPDLAQIEYYALPQFALGKSLVDLSGFGANSLDGTFTPGPWASVKSGGVTYGLPMDSGPMALFYNKDVFDKHGIAVPATWDEYVAAAKKLHAADPKAYITSDTGDAGFTTSMIWQAGGKPFQVDGSNVKINLADEGSTKFAGLWQQLVSDKLVAPISGWSDAWYKGLGDGTIATLIIGAWMPANLESGVAAAKGKWRVAPMPQWTAGGTATAENGGSGLAIPKLGKNNALAYGFMKYATTGEGAQIRVDNGAFPATVEQVNADAFKNKEFPYFGGQKVNEVLAAAASSVVTGWSYLPFQVYANSIFNDTVGKAYVSSTTLTDGLKAWQDAAVKYGKDQGFTVN, encoded by the coding sequence ATGACGATCAACCGACGCGCATTCCTCCGGGGCGCAGCGGCCCTCGGCACCGCCGCCGCCGCGACGGCCGCGCTCGCGGCCTGCGGCTCCGACGACGACGGCGGCGACAACCCGACGGTCTCCGCCAACGACGTCGACGCCGCGCTCGCCGCCGGCGGCACGCTGACGGTCTGGGCCTGGGAGACCACCCTGAAGCAGGTCGTCACCGAATTCCAGAAGAAGTACCCCAAGGTCACGGTCAACCTGGTGAACGCCGGTACCGGTGACAAGCAGTACACCGCGCTGCAGAACGCGATCTCCGCCGGTTCCGGCGTACCGGACCTGGCCCAGATCGAGTACTACGCCCTGCCGCAGTTCGCGCTGGGCAAGTCGCTGGTCGACCTCTCCGGGTTCGGCGCGAACTCGCTCGACGGCACCTTCACCCCCGGCCCGTGGGCGTCGGTCAAGTCCGGCGGCGTCACCTACGGCCTGCCGATGGACTCGGGCCCGATGGCGCTGTTCTACAACAAGGACGTCTTCGACAAGCACGGCATCGCCGTCCCGGCGACCTGGGACGAGTACGTCGCCGCCGCCAAGAAGCTGCACGCGGCCGACCCGAAGGCGTACATCACCAGCGACACCGGCGACGCCGGCTTCACCACCAGCATGATCTGGCAGGCCGGCGGCAAGCCGTTCCAGGTCGACGGCTCGAACGTGAAGATCAACCTGGCCGACGAGGGCTCCACCAAGTTCGCCGGGCTCTGGCAGCAGCTGGTCAGCGACAAGCTGGTCGCGCCGATCAGCGGCTGGAGCGACGCCTGGTACAAGGGCCTGGGCGACGGCACCATCGCGACCCTGATCATCGGCGCGTGGATGCCGGCCAACCTGGAGTCGGGCGTCGCGGCGGCCAAGGGCAAGTGGCGCGTCGCGCCGATGCCGCAGTGGACCGCGGGCGGCACCGCGACCGCCGAGAACGGCGGCAGCGGCCTGGCCATTCCGAAGCTCGGCAAGAACAACGCGCTGGCCTACGGCTTCATGAAGTACGCCACCACCGGCGAGGGCGCGCAGATCCGTGTCGACAACGGCGCCTTCCCGGCGACCGTCGAGCAGGTGAACGCGGACGCGTTCAAGAACAAGGAGTTCCCGTACTTCGGTGGCCAGAAGGTCAACGAGGTCCTGGCGGCGGCTGCCTCCAGCGTGGTAACCGGCTGGTCCTACCTGCCCTTCCAGGTGTACGCCAACAGCATCTTCAACGACACCGTGGGCAAGGCGTACGTCTCCAGCACCACGCTGACCGACGGCCTCAAGGCGTGGCAGGACGCCGCCGTGAAGTACGGCAAGGACCAGGGCTTCACCGTCAACTGA
- a CDS encoding beta-galactosidase yields the protein MTAPQWLRRPSGAAPRISYGADYNPEQWPREVWQEDVRLMREAGVDVVSLGIFSWAKIQPAADRWDFGWLDEVMDLLHANGVGVDLATATASPPPWLTAKHPEILPVNAQGETVWPGGRQHWRPTSPVFRQYALALVAKLAERYRDHPALVAWHVSNELGCHNVYDYSDDAARAFRDWLRDRYTTIETLNHAWGTAFWSQQYADFAEILPPRLAATHPNPTQQLDFKRFSDHALRAYLWAERDLLREHTPDVPVTTNFMVMGEMKTMNYAAWADDVDFVSNDHYVVPGPQAADELSFSANLTSNIAGGRPWFLMEHSTSAVNWQPINVPKKSGELIRDSLTHVAHGADAVCFFQWRQSAAGAEKYHSAMVPHAGPDSAVFRSVTRLGATLHALAPVAEAVREQAPAAIVFDWESWWAVEADSHPTNRLKYRQEALDWYTAFLNLGIRVDVVPHGTPLAGYRLVVAPMLHLLTESAAKELTDYAESGGHLVTTYFSGVVDEHDHIWLGGYPGALRDLLGIRVEEFAPLLDAETVRLDSGLTGTTWSERVDTAKDVSALARYTDGELAGYPAITRRVTGSGSAAYVSTRLGPAGLTRVLGDLASAAGLASDLPASVRGQVELVVRRKQSTRYAFLINRTARPVTVAGLAGEPLVGKVAGGAVELEPRGVAVLRLAR from the coding sequence GTGACCGCCCCACAGTGGCTGCGCCGCCCCTCCGGCGCCGCGCCGCGCATCTCGTACGGCGCCGACTACAACCCGGAGCAGTGGCCCCGTGAGGTGTGGCAGGAGGATGTACGCCTCATGCGAGAGGCCGGCGTGGACGTCGTCTCGCTCGGCATCTTCTCCTGGGCCAAGATCCAGCCCGCCGCGGACCGGTGGGACTTCGGATGGCTGGACGAGGTCATGGATCTGTTGCACGCCAACGGAGTCGGCGTCGACCTGGCCACTGCGACCGCGTCGCCGCCGCCGTGGCTGACCGCCAAGCACCCCGAGATCCTGCCGGTCAACGCCCAGGGTGAGACGGTCTGGCCGGGCGGGCGCCAGCACTGGCGGCCCACGTCGCCGGTGTTCCGGCAGTACGCCCTGGCCCTGGTGGCGAAGCTGGCCGAGCGATACCGGGATCACCCGGCACTGGTCGCCTGGCACGTGTCGAACGAACTGGGCTGCCACAACGTCTACGACTACTCCGACGACGCCGCCCGCGCCTTCCGCGACTGGCTGCGCGACCGCTACACCACGATCGAGACGCTGAACCACGCCTGGGGCACCGCCTTCTGGTCCCAGCAGTACGCCGACTTCGCGGAGATCCTGCCGCCCCGGCTGGCCGCGACCCACCCGAACCCGACGCAGCAGCTGGACTTCAAGCGCTTCTCCGACCACGCGCTGCGGGCGTACCTGTGGGCGGAGCGGGACCTGTTGCGCGAGCACACCCCGGACGTCCCGGTCACCACGAACTTCATGGTCATGGGCGAGATGAAGACCATGAACTACGCGGCCTGGGCCGACGACGTCGACTTCGTCTCCAACGACCACTACGTCGTGCCGGGCCCGCAGGCCGCCGACGAGCTGTCGTTCTCGGCCAACCTCACGAGCAACATCGCCGGCGGGCGGCCCTGGTTCCTCATGGAGCACTCGACCAGCGCAGTGAACTGGCAGCCGATCAATGTGCCGAAGAAGTCCGGCGAGCTGATCCGCGACTCGCTGACGCACGTCGCGCATGGAGCCGACGCGGTCTGCTTCTTCCAGTGGCGGCAGTCCGCGGCCGGCGCCGAGAAGTACCACTCGGCCATGGTTCCGCACGCCGGGCCGGACAGCGCGGTCTTCCGTTCGGTGACGCGGCTCGGCGCGACGCTGCACGCTCTCGCGCCAGTCGCCGAGGCGGTCCGCGAGCAGGCCCCGGCCGCCATCGTCTTCGACTGGGAGTCGTGGTGGGCGGTCGAGGCCGACTCGCACCCGACCAACCGGCTGAAGTACCGGCAGGAGGCGCTCGACTGGTACACCGCGTTCCTCAACCTCGGCATCCGGGTCGACGTCGTGCCGCACGGCACGCCGCTGGCGGGGTACCGGCTGGTCGTCGCGCCGATGCTGCACCTGCTCACCGAGTCGGCGGCCAAGGAGCTGACGGACTACGCCGAGTCCGGCGGCCACCTGGTCACCACCTACTTCTCGGGCGTCGTCGACGAGCACGACCACATCTGGCTCGGCGGCTACCCGGGCGCGCTGCGCGACCTGCTCGGCATCCGGGTCGAGGAGTTCGCCCCGCTGCTCGACGCCGAGACCGTCCGGCTCGACAGTGGACTGACCGGCACGACCTGGTCCGAACGCGTCGACACCGCCAAGGACGTCTCGGCGCTGGCCCGCTACACCGACGGCGAGCTGGCCGGATATCCCGCGATCACGCGTCGGGTCACCGGTTCCGGCTCCGCGGCGTACGTCTCGACTCGGCTGGGGCCCGCGGGTCTCACCCGGGTCCTGGGCGACCTGGCCTCCGCGGCGGGTCTCGCCAGCGACCTGCCCGCTTCCGTCCGAGGCCAGGTCGAGCTGGTGGTACGCCGAAAGCAGAGCACCAGGTACGCCTTCCTGATCAACCGCACCGCCCGGCCGGTGACCGTCGCCGGACTGGCCGGAGAACCGTTGGTAGGCAAGGTCGCCGGGGGAGCGGTCGAACTGGAACCCCGCGGCGTAGCCGTCCTCCGCCTAGCCCGCTGA
- a CDS encoding Clp protease N-terminal domain-containing protein has translation MFRGDHPDLARAVGRAFRLARESGSGRVGSEHLLLSLTSDATRVSTVLAAAGVTPRAVRDGITHCGTPGAGAAADRAALAVLGVDLDRLLDRSGPALLDQPPRREPLLPLGARQARRRCAALNPPLGLDAQAAYEASLRLALARRERDHRPEHLALALVAVDPGVAWLLADLGVARAALLGALTAAFPPPRRNLILRADRRWGRQARTRDLVRRYERTTGRTASAGALGTTLAAS, from the coding sequence ATGTTCCGCGGCGACCATCCCGATCTCGCCCGCGCCGTCGGCCGAGCCTTCCGCCTCGCCCGCGAGTCCGGCTCGGGCCGGGTCGGCAGCGAACACCTCTTGCTGAGCCTGACGTCAGACGCCACCCGAGTGTCCACTGTGCTCGCAGCCGCCGGAGTCACGCCCCGTGCTGTCCGCGACGGCATCACCCACTGCGGTACGCCTGGCGCCGGAGCCGCCGCCGATCGCGCGGCGCTCGCCGTCCTGGGCGTCGACCTGGATCGCCTGCTCGACCGCTCCGGTCCTGCCCTGCTAGACCAGCCGCCCCGCCGCGAACCGCTGTTGCCGTTGGGCGCTCGTCAGGCCCGTCGGCGGTGTGCCGCGCTGAATCCGCCGCTGGGGCTGGACGCGCAGGCGGCGTACGAGGCGTCGCTGCGGCTGGCGTTGGCCCGGCGCGAACGCGACCACCGGCCGGAGCACCTCGCCCTGGCCCTGGTGGCAGTCGATCCCGGGGTCGCCTGGCTGCTCGCCGACCTCGGCGTCGCTCGGGCGGCCCTGCTCGGTGCTCTCACAGCCGCCTTCCCGCCACCGCGCCGAAACCTGATCCTCCGCGCCGACCGCCGCTGGGGACGGCAGGCGCGCACCCGCGACCTCGTACGCCGCTACGAACGCACCACCGGGCGTACCGCCAGCGCCGGCGCTCTCGGGACGACGCTGGCGGCTAGTTGA
- a CDS encoding helix-turn-helix domain-containing protein, protein MSELAKLDGAVRSADPDAGLRAVARLRRLVEQLEAEQVAAARRAGWSWRDIAVRLGVTKQTVHRKYHGED, encoded by the coding sequence ATGTCCGAGCTGGCGAAACTGGACGGAGCCGTCCGCAGCGCCGACCCCGACGCCGGGCTCCGGGCCGTCGCCCGGCTCCGGCGGCTGGTCGAGCAACTCGAAGCCGAGCAGGTGGCCGCCGCTCGCCGGGCTGGTTGGTCCTGGCGGGACATCGCGGTACGGCTGGGTGTCACGAAGCAGACCGTGCATCGCAAGTACCACGGGGAGGACTGA
- a CDS encoding SigE family RNA polymerase sigma factor yields MTDQATGPGAYAAFVEEALARHIGLAVLLCGDRHRAEDLLQDCLVKLYLRWRQVARKGDPHAYLRRMLVNGNVSRWRSTRRETLTAETPDRVDPLAEVREPHEQLRAALMALPRQQRAVVVLRYYADLSEQQTADELGCSVGTVKTQHSRAMAKLRERAPVFYSSVLEVYR; encoded by the coding sequence ATGACGGATCAAGCGACCGGGCCGGGCGCATACGCCGCCTTCGTAGAGGAGGCTCTCGCCCGCCACATCGGGTTGGCGGTCCTGCTCTGCGGCGATCGGCATCGAGCCGAGGATCTCCTGCAGGACTGCCTGGTGAAGCTCTACCTGCGCTGGCGGCAGGTCGCCCGGAAGGGCGATCCGCACGCGTACCTGCGGCGGATGCTGGTCAACGGCAATGTCAGCCGCTGGCGTTCGACCCGGCGGGAGACGCTGACCGCCGAGACGCCCGACCGCGTCGATCCGCTCGCCGAGGTACGCGAGCCGCATGAGCAACTGCGAGCGGCGTTGATGGCGCTCCCACGGCAGCAGCGTGCGGTGGTGGTCCTGCGCTACTACGCGGATCTCAGCGAACAGCAGACCGCCGACGAACTCGGCTGTTCGGTCGGCACTGTCAAGACTCAGCACTCCCGCGCGATGGCCAAGCTGCGCGAGCGAGCGCCGGTCTTCTACTCATCTGTTCTGGAGGTGTACCGATGA
- a CDS encoding glycosyl hydrolase family 28-related protein, with the protein MHRKKALALLATGALVASGVVGASPAAAANSPVVTRAALDPALVAGRGAAVAFAEQEAENAATNGSVIGPSRQAYTLPAEASGRTAVQLTPGQYVEFTLPAAANAVTVRYSIPDAPTGGGITAPLDVTVNGKNKRTMTLTSQYSWLYNQYPFSNDPTAGLLHEDWWITECGCVPAYTDPKPVVSKPFRPMHFYDEQRLLLGKAYPAGSRIRLTAPAGTNAAWTVIDLLDSQLVGLPHVVFKAANVLLFGADPTGRRDSADAFDRAIAYAQRKGLKVYLPPGAYQVNRHIIVDDVTIEGAGSWYTVVKGHEVALSEPAPDGSVHTGVGFYGKDASAGGSRNVHLSGFAIEGDVRERIDTDQVNGVGGAMSDSTISGLYIHHTKVGLWFDGPMSNLTVRDNVIADQIADGLNFHVGVTDSVATNNFVRNTGDDGLAMWSETTANARNTFSRNTVQTPTLANGIAIYGGTDNSVVGNLVADPLREGSGLHVGSRFNATAFAGHLSITDNTVVRAGTYELNWNIGLGAIWIYALDKSIDADIRVTGDHYLDSTYNAIMLVSDWPVKDLYGISNVHFTDVRVDGTGTSVLSARVAGAATFANVDARNVGAVGINNCGTFHFTPAGSEFSVTDLGGNDGGGTTGPWLASWELPNTITCDDRPPVVTPPPPAQW; encoded by the coding sequence ATGCACAGGAAGAAAGCCCTCGCCCTCTTAGCGACCGGTGCTCTGGTCGCCAGCGGGGTCGTCGGCGCGTCCCCGGCCGCAGCGGCGAACAGTCCCGTGGTCACGCGCGCCGCGCTCGACCCGGCGCTGGTCGCCGGACGCGGTGCGGCCGTCGCATTCGCCGAGCAGGAGGCGGAGAACGCCGCCACGAACGGCTCCGTCATCGGCCCGAGCCGGCAGGCGTACACGCTGCCGGCGGAGGCCTCCGGGCGTACGGCGGTCCAGCTGACTCCCGGGCAGTACGTCGAGTTCACGCTGCCCGCCGCGGCCAACGCGGTCACCGTGCGCTACAGCATTCCGGACGCCCCGACCGGCGGCGGCATCACCGCGCCGCTGGACGTCACGGTGAACGGCAAGAACAAGCGCACCATGACGTTGACCTCGCAGTACTCGTGGCTCTACAACCAGTACCCGTTCAGCAACGACCCGACCGCCGGGCTGCTGCACGAGGACTGGTGGATCACCGAGTGCGGGTGCGTTCCGGCGTACACCGATCCGAAGCCGGTCGTCAGCAAGCCGTTCCGGCCCATGCACTTCTACGACGAGCAGCGCCTGCTGCTCGGCAAGGCGTACCCGGCCGGAAGCAGGATCCGGCTCACCGCACCGGCCGGAACGAACGCCGCCTGGACCGTCATCGACCTGCTCGACTCGCAGCTGGTCGGACTGCCGCACGTGGTATTCAAGGCGGCCAACGTCCTGCTGTTCGGGGCCGACCCGACCGGCCGCCGCGACTCGGCGGACGCGTTCGACCGCGCCATCGCGTACGCCCAGCGCAAGGGCCTGAAGGTGTACCTCCCGCCGGGTGCGTACCAGGTCAACCGGCACATCATCGTGGACGACGTGACGATCGAAGGCGCCGGCAGCTGGTACACCGTCGTCAAGGGGCACGAGGTCGCGCTGTCCGAACCGGCGCCGGACGGCTCCGTCCACACCGGAGTCGGCTTCTACGGCAAGGACGCGTCCGCGGGTGGCAGCCGCAACGTGCACCTGTCGGGCTTCGCCATCGAGGGCGACGTCCGCGAGCGCATCGACACCGACCAGGTCAACGGCGTGGGCGGCGCGATGAGCGACTCGACCATCAGTGGCCTCTACATCCACCACACGAAGGTCGGCCTGTGGTTCGACGGGCCGATGAGCAACCTGACGGTCCGCGACAACGTCATCGCCGACCAGATCGCCGACGGCCTCAACTTCCACGTCGGCGTCACCGACTCCGTCGCGACGAACAACTTCGTCCGCAACACCGGTGACGACGGCCTGGCGATGTGGTCCGAGACGACGGCCAACGCGCGCAACACGTTCAGCCGCAACACCGTCCAGACGCCGACGCTCGCCAACGGCATCGCGATCTACGGCGGCACGGACAACTCCGTCGTGGGCAATCTCGTGGCCGACCCGCTGCGCGAGGGCAGCGGTCTCCACGTGGGCTCGCGGTTCAACGCCACCGCGTTCGCCGGCCACTTGTCGATCACCGACAACACCGTGGTACGCGCGGGGACGTACGAACTGAACTGGAACATCGGGTTGGGCGCGATCTGGATCTACGCGCTCGACAAGAGCATCGACGCCGACATCCGCGTCACCGGCGACCACTACCTGGACAGCACGTACAACGCGATCATGCTGGTCAGCGACTGGCCGGTGAAGGACCTCTACGGCATCTCGAACGTCCACTTCACCGACGTACGCGTGGACGGCACCGGCACCTCGGTGCTCAGCGCCCGGGTGGCCGGAGCGGCCACGTTCGCCAACGTCGACGCCCGCAACGTCGGGGCGGTCGGCATCAACAACTGCGGCACGTTCCACTTCACCCCGGCGGGGTCGGAGTTCTCGGTGACCGACCTCGGCGGCAACGACGGCGGCGGCACCACCGGACCCTGGCTGGCGTCGTGGGAGCTGCCCAACACCATCACCTGTGACGACCGGCCGCCGGTCGTGACGCCGCCACCGCCCGCGCAGTGGTGA
- a CDS encoding VOC family protein, which translates to MPHYSRVSQIVVDAPPETHDAEVAFWAGAIGRELPVFQRFPDFRGTKLTPDGLGFIVQRLGDGAARVHLDFHTTDVDAEVARLEALGARRVRAAGPWWIMQDPAGLLFCVVPDDELDESNAQRWD; encoded by the coding sequence GTGCCGCACTACAGCCGCGTCTCGCAGATCGTCGTGGACGCTCCGCCGGAGACCCACGACGCCGAGGTCGCCTTCTGGGCCGGTGCCATCGGCCGCGAACTGCCGGTGTTCCAGCGGTTCCCGGATTTCCGCGGCACCAAGCTCACCCCCGACGGGCTCGGCTTCATCGTGCAGCGGCTCGGCGACGGGGCGGCTCGCGTACACCTCGACTTCCACACGACCGATGTGGACGCGGAGGTGGCGCGGCTCGAAGCGCTCGGCGCGCGACGCGTACGCGCGGCTGGCCCCTGGTGGATCATGCAGGACCCCGCCGGTCTGCTCTTCTGCGTCGTGCCGGACGACGAGCTGGACGAGTCGAACGCCCAGCGCTGGGACTGA
- a CDS encoding ABA4-like family protein, protein MNWFAIAFPLTVPFWALMILLPKWGRTGRIVASPLIVLPVLVAYFGAVAPILPDFAAEMLNPDLDGVRTLLSSDAGTSAVWAQVLAWDLFIGRWIYLDSRARNIPSLIMSPLLVLTILLSPFAVVIYLGLRAFYQPAGKPAGKPAGKPAEQAAM, encoded by the coding sequence ATGAACTGGTTCGCGATCGCCTTCCCGCTCACCGTCCCGTTCTGGGCGCTGATGATCCTGCTGCCGAAGTGGGGTCGGACCGGCCGGATCGTGGCCTCGCCACTGATCGTGCTGCCGGTCCTGGTCGCCTACTTCGGGGCGGTCGCCCCGATCCTGCCCGACTTCGCCGCCGAGATGCTCAACCCCGACCTCGACGGCGTACGCACCCTGCTCAGCAGCGACGCGGGCACGTCCGCGGTCTGGGCGCAGGTGCTGGCCTGGGATCTGTTCATCGGGCGCTGGATCTACCTCGACAGCCGGGCGCGAAACATCCCGTCCCTGATCATGTCGCCGCTGCTCGTCCTGACGATCCTGCTGTCGCCGTTCGCGGTGGTGATCTACCTCGGCCTCCGGGCGTTCTACCAGCCCGCCGGAAAGCCCGCCGGAAAGCCCGCCGGAAAGCCCGCTGAACAGGCAGCTATGTGA
- a CDS encoding GNAT family N-acetyltransferase, giving the protein MITGDLIRLRAFEPADADALWRWNHDPDVMRWMDQYYVNSLDQARRGLADRERNSYGDVLYAVEVIADGNLIGLVRLRDAEPEIGAAELDVYLGEKDYWGRGYATDAMRTICRYGFDSMRLHRIGLTVVEANEAARRVYAKVGFVEEGRLWDAFRRDGQWYDKISMGLLEGELT; this is encoded by the coding sequence GTGATCACTGGGGATTTGATCCGGTTACGCGCCTTCGAGCCCGCGGACGCCGACGCGTTGTGGCGCTGGAACCACGACCCGGACGTCATGCGATGGATGGATCAGTACTACGTGAACTCGCTCGACCAGGCGCGGCGTGGGCTGGCCGACCGGGAACGCAACTCCTACGGAGACGTCCTGTACGCCGTCGAGGTGATCGCCGACGGCAACCTGATCGGGCTCGTCCGGCTGCGCGACGCCGAGCCGGAGATCGGGGCCGCGGAGCTGGACGTCTACCTGGGCGAGAAAGACTACTGGGGCCGCGGGTACGCCACCGACGCGATGCGGACGATCTGCCGCTACGGGTTCGACTCGATGCGGCTGCACCGGATCGGGCTGACCGTCGTCGAGGCGAACGAAGCCGCCCGGCGGGTGTACGCGAAGGTCGGCTTCGTCGAGGAAGGACGACTCTGGGACGCGTTCCGCCGGGACGGCCAGTGGTACGACAAGATCTCGATGGGGCTGCTAGAAGGCGAACTCACATAG